From Ornithorhynchus anatinus isolate Pmale09 chromosome X3, mOrnAna1.pri.v4, whole genome shotgun sequence, the proteins below share one genomic window:
- the LOC100073952 gene encoding leukocyte elastase inhibitor-like produces the protein MEQLSTANTRFTIDLFGALNEANPTGNIFVSPISISSALAMIYLGARGDTAAQVSKTFHFDAVDEVHSRFQSLNADINKRGASYVLKLANRLYGEKTYSFLPDFLASTEKLYGASLTTTDFVKASEEARKEINQWVEGQTEGKIPELLAEGIVDSLTKLVLVNAIYFKGNWAEKFDEKATSDKPFRLNKKEQKTVRMMYQKKKLPYGYVEEMKCHVLELPYVDKELSMIILLPDDIEDDSTGLKNIEKQLTLEKLREWTRSENLESLDVHVRLPKFKLEDSYNLNSHLSRLGLKDLFVSGRADLSGMSGARDLFISKIIHKSFVEVNEEGTEAAAATAGISMFCMIMHEPKFTADHPFLFFIRHNPTGSILFFGRYSSP, from the exons ATGGAGCAACTGAGCACCGCAAATACCCGCTTTACCATCGATCTGTTCGGTGCGCTGAACGAAGCCAACCCAACTGGAAACATCTTCGTCTCTCCAATCAGCATTTCCTCCGCTCTGGCCATGATCTATCTAGGGGCCCGAGGAGACACTGCAGCCCAGGTGTCAAAG ACATTTCATTTTGATGCCGTTGATGAGGTTCATTCAAGGTTTCAGAGCCTGAATGCTGACATTAACAAACGAGGAGCTTCCTATGTGTTGAAACTTGCCAATCGACTATATGGAGAGAAGACCTACAGCTTCCTTCCA GACTTCTTGGCTTCCACTGAGAAATTGTATGGTGCCAGTTTGACCACTACGGACTTCGTTAAAGCTTCGGAAGAGGCCCGAAAGGAGATCAACCAATGGGTAGAGGGGCAGACGGAAG GTAAAATCCCAGAACTTTTGGCTGAGGGAATTGTTGACAGCCTGACAAAACTTGTCCTGGTGAACGCTATCTATTTCAAAGGAAACTGGGCCGAGAAATTTGATGAAAAGGCCACCTCTGATAAGCCATTTAGGCTAAATAAG AAGGAACAAAAAACAGTGAGAATGATGTACCAGAAGAAGAAACTACCTTATGGCTATGTGGAAGAAATGAAGTGTCACGTGTTAGAACTTCCTTACGTAGACAAAGAACTTAGCATGATCATCCTGTTACCAGATGATATTGAGGATGACTCTACTGGCCTCAAAAAC attgagaagcagctcaCCTTGGAAAAGCTAAGGGAATGGACTCGATCCGAAAACCTGGAGTCCTTGGATGTTCACGTGCGTCTGCCCAAGTTTAAGTTGGAAGACAGCTACAACCTTAACTCTCATTTGTCTCGCTTGGGGTTGAAGGATCTCTTTGTCAGTGGCAGGGCTGATCTGTCCGGTATGTCAGGAGCTCGGGATCTCTTTATATCCAAAATTATCCATAAATCCTTTGTGGAAGTGAATGAAGAAGGCACAGAAGCAGCCGCTGCCACTGCAGGCATCTCTATGTTTTGCATGATAATGCACGAGCCGAAGTTCACTGCCGACCATCCATTCCTATTCTTCATTCGGCACAACCCTACTGGAAGCATTCTGTTCTTTGGTCGATATTCTTCCCCATAG